One Eurosta solidaginis isolate ZX-2024a chromosome 1, ASM4086904v1, whole genome shotgun sequence genomic window, tttccttctcatacatatcatacttgtaaacctgcaCTATGGCTGAAACTTCATCGCCAAGAAGAAATAAAATGGCATCAAGTGcgtaaaagtatgcaacatttaaaaCGGATTCATTGGTGCCGTGTGTCGTGTCGCTGTAGTcatatccctaacgtaacccgatacgatacattgtgatcgattaatggtgccttaacctaaaaacgcagaaaattacaaacatattccacgaaAAATAagtcttagtcataacgtatccaaaacaatgaataaaatctacaaaaagttattaaattcaccaactcatatatttttaggttatggatacggcgaaaaaccaaaaaccaattggttggctacgatacggttacgaccttgagggctaaagccggagtcattggtgccgtatgtcgtatcgctgtatccgtatccctaacgtaatcagctgtttatcgttacgacggtaaaccaaaacccaattggttggctacgatacggttacgaccttagcggcaccaataatcgattgcatggattctcataaggttggtcgaatcagctgttaaaaccagctttaagctggagacattggtgttttatcggtaaccgtatcggtaaccttttaacagctgattcgaccaaccttaagggcgaattaatggtgacttataaccataaagccataaccagataaatcagctgatcgaacctaccttatggaaaggaatgtaatcgattaatggtgccataccataacgctaacgccatagccaatcaattggtttttggtttctcgccatatccataacctaaaaatatttgagttggtgaatttaataacttttttttagattttcttcattgttttgtatacgttatgactaagatacttattttttgtggaatatgtttgtaattttttgcgttttcatcatttttatgaaattttcacgatttttaggttaaagcaccattaatcgatcacattgagatggttatggatatgggtatggttacgactatggcgtttggGTTAAGGAAGATTAATTTGGCCTTTAGTGGTACGATACGGCACCAAttatcgattacattgattcccataacgttggtcgaatcagctgttataaggtcaccgataacgcaccaatgccTGCAGctttaaagcgccaaatacacgacacgaacatttccgcgaacattccgcaatcttgttcgcagctttggacatacaccatacgaacttttggccgaacattagttctctttcagacagcgatgaatatggacaacaattgtgctgcagcacaacatcgattaaagtcgcataatcattattctttttaattctattacaataatctttgctttttacttgccacaatgatggcaaagatttatacatttcaataaattcactcagaaattttttattgtccattttacttttccgcgcacgtctgttccgttcagaaattactacgattatgagctatttcgctatacatgcacgaacagttcgcgcaaatgttcgccaaaaattaaaatattttgatttttggcgaacatttgcgcgaactggcaaacaccaccatacacgacagaaaaggtcgcagaaacatgacataacgggaatgttcgcggaaattttcatgtcgtgtatttggcgcttaagctggagacattggtgctttatcggtaaccgtatcggtaaccttataacagctgattcgaccaaccttatgagaatcaatgcaatcgattattggtgccgtatcgtagccaaccaattgggttttggtttaccgtcgtaacgataaacagctgattacgttagggatacggatacagcgatacgacatacggcaccaatgattcTGGCTTTAGTACCCTATGGTCTGTTATACTTTAAGGaccaattaatggtgacataaCCGTAAAACCATAACCAAATAAAACAGCTggtcgaacctaccttatggaaatcaatgtaatcgattaatggtgccacaccataaccctaacgccataccatagccaatcaattggtttttggtttctcgccataccATAACAtacaaatatttgagttggtgaatttaagaATATGGTTTCTCGCCATAccataacataaaaatatttgagttggtgaatttaataatttttagtagattttattcattgtttggatacgttatgactaagagacttattttttgtggaatatgtttgtaattttttgcgttttctttatttctatgaaattttcacgatttttacgttaaggcaccattaatcgatcacattggagatggttatgggtaTAGTTACGACTATGATGTTGGGgttaagcatatatgacactactttatttttgcttggattccaagctaaaaaaactgacgaaactttatcggaacttcaaaacacaaaaacaatttctatcatgaaaaagcgagaccactatcccccataattagcgagtttggcaagtttttgtttatgttttacatttaatttttacattaacatttttaacaataaaaacaatgcaaatgacacgcgcaaattatttcggtccctaatggttcacttttttcacaagaaacttgattttaattatgtttttatgcaccaaattttcaaactaacaacaaaattttcatttgtcagaaaaaaataaagaaaaaacggccgaatgtcaaaaaaacctatcgaaaaacaaactgactcgtttgtttttaataagCTAGGTTgtctttttcttgtatttcgttagttttttgaaatatagtttatacacttacaccagtactgaagccgtattaggagggagtgcgacaaaaaattgaagataaaatacaggaaaaaatacacgaaaataaagtagtgtcatataggtattaagGGAGTTTAATTGCcctttaatcgattacattgattttcataaggttgATTCGCTCAGCTGTTTAATCTGGCTATGGATAACTCTCTATTAATTGTCCCTTTAGGCCCTTACTAGAAAAATTCCCTTTTTCTTCACGCTAATTGAATTTTCGCGTCCCAGTTAAGTGCAAGAAATAGtgtaaaagccccgacacataagcagttttccatatatatgagtttaacacaagcttatgcattatgagtagattgtacgtatttttatggagcatagatgaatggatttgcaactctttgtttcgagagagcgctgtcaaaatgcacattttttataacatttgtcaatgatgccactccaaactaAAATGAacagatctgaatatggggatttttcacatacatttcggcgatttcagtttcaatcatttaataaaatgatagtcgtaaaatattcattttaaatttattttacaataatacgactaccctacaagaaacgctgatagttttactaatacactcacacttgtaattgacaatgctgatcctgcgatgacgtaaacattgatactcaaatttatgtatgttcctttgttcgctcacgcatgtccgcatgttcccaacgacagcgtataatcatgaaaaaggactgaaactgggaaggcttcggacacctggtacagaacaaaagaacatacagcagataccataatgcatgtgagacagatacataattctcaacggaattttatgtatgcgagaacagattatccgatttaatcatgttgtcactactgactgtcatatgacattcaaatgattatcacggttgttttgttattttttaaattccgccattttcaaccgacgaaaaccatataaaaaataagtttaaaaaatgaaaaagagagtatttcaaagctccatgctaaaagaaaaaaaaatcgaaaataatattaaaaaataccaaaagctggcggaatgtatggggcgcactcaaaaaattgatacgcgaaaaataatagtggttagtggtgatttatttttaaatgtgtttccgcatgaggaaagcgctcttctgttgttttgttattttctgaatttaaattgaacattttgaactcgaattcttataaaactatttattctaAACAAAGAAGAaatacgtatgcttttatcacgtacaaaattaaaaacgtaatgaaataaagtaaataaaaagcattgtttcatttttggcggaatataaaaatggtcatttatgatagtataacagtcaaacctgatatctacagtaaactatcatttatgacactttttgatagttagagtgtcagcactgatccaggaaaaggaatgagagtgagcagtacggctatatacttaatcagtaggccatgttggtgtataagaaggagacaaaaactcacacgtacacagttgtttacatcacatttgcgcaagtccccttaagtttgtgatagaaagtttgtatgaggcgctgatcgttaggttgacattgctgacaatcagatgatagtcatatgatagtcagtgttcttgtagggtagttagagttaaatataaacaaatctaaataaaatttatattttgattaaatgaattagtcaaatattgtaacgcatttaactcacagtgaaaaccaaatattcttttgaaatttgagtaaattggacctaggatataatagttaacatcatttaatggatagggcttatcttacatgtctgatgttccaggttctgtgatcaaaatggacttgctgcatcgggacttcatatttacaaaacttgtttttagtgataacttttgaatgggagcctccgccttcgaactaataatatataCACTAAAACCAGTATTTTTATcccttttcccataatttttgaacgcatttctacagttgtaggtcaaactaaagtttaccgaaactTTTAGCccgtttttcattttagctggcacattttttgttctggcacccgcttcagctggcgcgagggatttatctgtgattgttgccagctcaaatttgaaataaatccctcgtgagagcgcaaaaaatgagagagtttcgTCATCTTtgttatggagaatggtagaatgagcgacactggcgtcaTCTGATATTGAAGAGTAGCCAACTCGCCAAATTTTGTTGGAAGCAAATcataagaatttgacatttgctttggctaggggtgttggcacactttgcaagtgaaattattttcccaCTAGCTGGTAAATTTTTTGCAATTAAacactgcaatataacaatcataCACGACACAAAATTagaaagtatttttgttgtataggaagaatgtttacaacaacgcttcgcgaaattttgtatgttttttttgctgtttggtcagttttcgtgtattcacaataaatttttccgatttcttCCATAAATTGTTCACAATTATCGATTTTACTAGGGTTTGGTCAACTtgtgttggtgaaaacgaaaatgtcaaatgaagctatcagacattgtgaatgataaataagtgtgatatcttctgcatagacgtcaaaattccaaagtgattggatcacctgatttgtaattgactaacgctgtctcattctgtatctctttctatcacccgctgaagataggcgccgccatatagaacaccctgtcaaaacgctaaaaggagccttattgaacatcctgtcaggcagttgacagataagatatcacacttagttatcattcacaatgctatcAGATAGCTCTCCACATGGTAAGCGGCAGAAATAGTAGGGCTAAAATAAAAGTTTATGTTCGAGCTGCAGCAGCGCTACATCTTATTACAGCATCACTTTgaccccattactgatacttagcatatacttgacttgacttggcaacttagccttgattacactccacttagcgcatacaatctgtcatcataatcaataaatgtcaatttgtatgacaaaatagCCATCATTCGGTGGCAAAGAGCCTgggccagataaataattttgcatgaatatgcaacaacaacgatttgcgCCAGATAAACCCAGATAGAAATcgggttcaatttgtgagccagataatttgttaattacttgtctttagtttggcaacgctgcctttaataaacctacctttttaaaaatagatgtcgctgcttagcctttcgccgtatgagtaaaatgaaaaacagcggcgacatctgcctatcacatttcacctgtgcgaaaatatcacgacatctgcttctcaaaaCTCAacgatccagagcattcccgtgagaattgagtgtcagccggagctgtaaaactcactggatgacggcaaatgtcaaaatgaaatggaaacaaatggcatctcaaaatgtaaacgtcacttaaaactatgaaaaactggttatgtgtcggagctgttagtttcattcacaatgctttTATCATCTCTAGCGACAACTGTCAACTCAAATTTATTTTGCACGTGCAGGAATTGTTTTCGAACATTTTTAGAGCTTTAATAAAATTGATCAAACTATCCCGAAATGAAGACGAAAGCTCGAATAGAGGTCGAGACAGATTCGGAAAATTATTCAGAGGATGAGTCAGATGCAGAGGTAAGTGCTTTTGTAATGTTTGCAAGATGATCACAGAACTACATTAAAATATGTGTCAGCTTCAAGAGGCCTTCGCGCGTGGTGATCTTAAACCGGGCTTAAATATAGAATTTAATGCAAAAAACGAAAAGGTCAACGACATCGTAAGTAAATGAATTATAGATAATAAATACCGAGCTTGAAACATCCTTTTTTATACTTGCAGCCAAAATTGCTTGCAAAAACGGATGAAATCAAATTAAATCTACCATGGTTAGAACGTATGGATATGGTTAACGATTTAGCGCCATTGGCACCAGAAATGGCAGTGCAATTGGAAAAACATGAACAAAAACGTGCAAACTTATTTAAAGGTAATGCAAAAGTTCGTTACGTACGACCCGAAGAAGACCCTGTACTGAATGATTTCAAACGGGAAATGTTATTCCATCGTCAAGCACAAGCGGCAGTAATTGAGGGCATAAAACGTTTACATGCAGCTAATATTGCTACACGACGTCCAGATGATTATTTTGCCGAAATGGCAAAATCAGATGAACACATGCAAAAGGTGCGCTCTAATTTGATGGCCAAACAAGAGGGTCAGGCCAAATCCGAACGAATAAAACAAATACGTGAACAACGTAAAATGGGTAAACTATTGGCTAAACAAACTAAAGTGCAACGAGAAATGGACAAGAAAGATATGCTGgataaattgaaaaaattccGTAAAGGTAAACTTAAGAATCTTGATTTCTTGGAAGATGCTAAGGATTTGGAGTCGAAAAAGAAAAAATCTGCCGATAAACGTAAACAACGCAATAAAAAGTTTGGTTTTGGTGGTAAAAAAAAGGGATTAAAGAGAAATACGAAGTCGTCATCTGGTGGTTTGGAGAAAGTGAGAAATTTTAGAAAAACGGGTAGTAAAGCGTTACCTAGTGGTGGAAATAAACGTTTAGGTAAATCGCGCCGAATGAAAGCCAAATCGAAGAAATGAGTAATTTAGGCGCATAGTGTAGACATATAAGTTATCATAAGAAatgttaatatatatatttaaaccaAAGGAAGTAATGGCTGAAGTTTAGATTTGAACCTTTGATTTATTAATGACTGTTTACTACGTTCTACTCGATTTCTTTGACTTTTTGCCAGTTCTTCTCGAGGCTGCCTTGGTTTCAACATTGCATTCATCTTTACATTCAATCTTAGGTACATCTGTAGAATTTGAGTCATTGACAATATCTACAATGGTAGAAGCAGGTGAATTTTTTTCGAGTTTCCgcttgatttttttttgctttataattACAGCACGTGCCAAGCACTGATCGTCCGCTACAGCATGCGGCTGATCTGCGTTCCCTTCCTTTCTATGCTTCTTTAACGATTCGTCTGTTTTAATTTGGTCCACTAAAAGTTCATTCTCAACTGAACTTCCAGCTTCTTTTGGAACTTCGTCATAATTCGAATATGTCACTTCCTCTTTATGTTTACGTTTTTTGTTATGTGATTCTTGATTATAGAACTCTTCTATCAAAGTAACAGTTGCTTCAGACACCTCATTATTTGCCAAGGTATCACCACCTTTATGCTTTTTCCGCTTGTTTTTCTTCGGTACTTTTAAACTATCCTCCTTGGGTGACGTTGTGTTCATACGTTCCTGTATTTTTGCCAAAAGTTTTTGTTCCTGCTGTTCTATACGCGATAGTTTCCCACTCAGTTTCAAACCATGTCTTGCACCTTTGTGAGCAGTCCGTCCCCCACAAGCTTTGAACAATTCCTCATCGGTTAACGTTTTATATTGACTTACAGATATATCGGCTACTACTATTTTATTCGGATTTTTTACTTCATCGCCAGATTTGGTAAGCGTCGCCGATTGTAGAAAGTTATCATAGCGTGCATCGCTTGTACTGCGGCTTTCTTTAGCTTTTTTTAGTTTCTTACTCGAGTAGCCTTTAGCGGTAATTTCAACTGCGTCGTCTTTGTTTTTTAGAGCCATGCTTACACCATCTTTTCCAGACTTGATATCTACATTGCTTGCCGCTTCGTTGAAGACACGTTCCCACCAATGATTGTTGAAATCACTGGCCGCTTGATCGGAACCCAAGCCAGCATTATCAAACTTCATACTCGCTTTTAAGGGCTTGACAATGCCATCTTTATGCTTTCCCAAACCTTCACCTTCTTTCCATccatacttatttaatattttgcGTGCGAAATTCATAgcaaattattttgtttacaataAAATTAGAAAGGTGTACGCAACCTGTCGATTAGCCGATAATTAATATTATCGAAGTATCGAATAAAGTATTTCTCATCACGATGAGTTAAGGCCCGAACACTCGAAATAAGCTATTTGACGAtccccatacaaacacatgcagttaactcatctgtcagcgcacgatgctgcagttgactgcatgtgtttgtatggagATCGTCAAATAGGTTATTCTCGTGTTCGGGCTTTAAAGGCGGATTTACGACTAAGGTTTTCGGGCTTCATACATTGGGACTACAGGCAACGGCCACTGAATATCTATCTATAATCCTCTGAAGGCTGCGtcggggaatattttgaaaaggttccaactttttttttcgaggggtggcgggggtcctaaaaatcacaaaattatcatccgcaactctaggaaactcttagtttatgaaatataagctttttaatttccaaatttagtaaaatttcaacttaagtcctgcacttaaaattcgggtcgcacatgtcgatagcggtgtcaaaagacgcgaatttgcgtcaagattcagaatccgaaagcagaaactatattttttatctcgtttaaaaattattcgcggaaaacacgtcggtactattgtcgcttttttcgttgtttcaattaaacaaacgaaaacatatgaaggttgtgaatagtgttgccacCTCCGCAACAATacctttttatcttggtagaacattataaggtggtagcacgtcgacataaatgcaaacaaacatacactatcaatgtattttgttttgtaattctctgaataattttaaattaatgtatttaattggaacaagtgcagaataatacatttgtaaaaaaaaaaaaaaaatcggactttagagatttttatgctgattccaacggtaattctgcgtagaacacctttctgcataacgatattgttgcggagctagCAACACTATTctccaccttcatttgttttagtttgtttaattgcaacaaccaTTCCGTTTTGAGAATTACAAGAGAAAAGACGTGCGATACTTGTTTGTTTTTGTGATTCCTCTTGGCGgccaatttgaaaatttttctttcttttttgagACTGGTTTTGTACCAAATAAATTTGAGTTTCATTTGTGAATTTGATTGAAATTATTAACCATTGAAATaattaaacagaagtggagaATTTTTGGATACGAGTACTGTAAGTATTTATATTATACTGGGTAAGGTGTGGTTTTTGGCTGCAAAATCTGTAGAAGTTTCTCGGGACTTCTACAAAATGGCGGACGCCTCGGCGTCGGTAATGGTATGTCATTAGGGGCGATCCCGAAGGCAGACAGCATTGACAATACACGTTCACTGGAAGGCAATAAAAATGTGCAAACAGATAGTATGGAGGAGGAAAGTGAAGAAAATCACGCCATTGGTGGCAACGTGtctggagttgttgttgttgttgttgtagtagtg contains:
- the LOC137243629 gene encoding probable rRNA-processing protein EBP2 homolog — its product is MKTKARIEVETDSENYSEDESDAELQEAFARGDLKPGLNIEFNAKNEKVNDIPKLLAKTDEIKLNLPWLERMDMVNDLAPLAPEMAVQLEKHEQKRANLFKGNAKVRYVRPEEDPVLNDFKREMLFHRQAQAAVIEGIKRLHAANIATRRPDDYFAEMAKSDEHMQKVRSNLMAKQEGQAKSERIKQIREQRKMGKLLAKQTKVQREMDKKDMLDKLKKFRKGKLKNLDFLEDAKDLESKKKKSADKRKQRNKKFGFGGKKKGLKRNTKSSSGGLEKVRNFRKTGSKALPSGGNKRLGKSRRMKAKSKK
- the LOC137243620 gene encoding G patch domain-containing protein 4 — encoded protein: MNFARKILNKYGWKEGEGLGKHKDGIVKPLKASMKFDNAGLGSDQAASDFNNHWWERVFNEAASNVDIKSGKDGVSMALKNKDDAVEITAKGYSSKKLKKAKESRSTSDARYDNFLQSATLTKSGDEVKNPNKIVVADISVSQYKTLTDEELFKACGGRTAHKGARHGLKLSGKLSRIEQQEQKLLAKIQERMNTTSPKEDSLKVPKKNKRKKHKGGDTLANNEVSEATVTLIEEFYNQESHNKKRKHKEEVTYSNYDEVPKEAGSSVENELLVDQIKTDESLKKHRKEGNADQPHAVADDQCLARAVIIKQKKIKRKLEKNSPASTIVDIVNDSNSTDVPKIECKDECNVETKAASRRTGKKSKKSSRT